The window ATTGAGTGTAACAATTGTAGTAGggcaaaatttaaataaatccgACCCAATTCATGATATCATTTGGAAACTTTTTAGTTTTCTTTCataatattatctaatttaaatcaattttcaaatcaatgttttcttttagaaattcagattcataaattatttctaaaagaGACCAtctaaataatgataatttctCACCTTCCATCCCTTGGGTATTAAAAAGCCTTCATAGATGAAATCAGTCAAGGCCTCCCTAAAGGTGCCTTGAATAGGAGGGGCAAGTCTCATTGCTTCACATGCTACACTCCATGAATATTTCATCTTATTATTAACATCATTCCAAGTCAGCAATTCACCTAAACTCTTTGAATTTGCAATCTCCATTTGCTCTATTTATTTGCATAAAAAAAGAACTATATATTAATcatcaaaaaaatcatttcaattaaCATTAATCATGAATCATGATCCATACCTTTATAAACTCTTTCATAAACATCCGGGAGTTTGGCAAGGAACTTGACAATGGAAGAACATGCCGAGCTCACCGTGTCGCCGCCTATAATTAATCCCATGATCTTTTCCGCGATGTTATAGTCCGTCACAAAGTTTTCATCTCTAGTAAGCAACATGTGTGATAGTAAATCTTGCGTAAGGGATTTATATGTTCCTTGTTCTAAATCGGTCTTTCTTTGCTTTACGATCGTCGTAAATTCGTTAATGATGAAACGGGATGCTTTGATGGCACGGTTATACCTTGTGCATGGCAAGTCAATGGGCATCGAAACAGTCCCCCTCAAGACTTGCTCGAAAGGATCTGCGAGCTTTTCAACGAGCTCGGGATCATCAACGTTGATCAACAAGCGACAAGCCAACGCGAAGGAGTAGCTTGTTATAAGTGGAAACGCGGTGACTTGTTCCCTATTGTCCCAATGAGAAGCAAAATGTCGTTGCGCGATTATATCCAAGAAGCCAATATAGGGTTCTAGAGTCTTTGGCGTTAAGAAATTGTTAAGCATCCTATTTAGTTTAAGGGATTCTTCGAAATTGGACGTAGAAGGTATTAACTTGGTGATTGTTTTTGGCCACCACAATTGGACAAGCTTATTTTCGTTCGAGAATACAAACTTATTGGCAGCTGCCCCACAGAAGACGGCGGCTGGGGATCCAGCCAAGTGTGATCTAAAGATGAGTGATCGATACTTCTTAATGTTATCGAATATGAACTTCTCGGGATGGCCACTCCAACCAGCTGCCAAAAACTCTAGGGTTTGGCCAACAAAAGGCCATCCCGATGTGCCCGGGGGAAGCGACGACTTCCCTCGAGTGACCGCGTTCCAATGAGTTAAAACTTTCACCAAAATTATTGGGATGATCAAACAGAGAAGAACAACAAGAGAGGCATGGAAGAAGTACATGATGGAGATCAAAACTGTGTTAGCTATGTTTTGAGAGCTATTTGATCTTGTTTCCCTCCtattttaatagatatttgaaatgtgtttttattaatattttagtttataaaatatttcagtTGACTATATATGTCTTGATCAATATTGCATGTGCTTGTCATTAATTAAGGATGTTCTTAGATTGGTTAGATTAacattttataatctatatatatattattattctatatCTTTGTAAGGAGTCAACAGGCTTTCTAATAGATTTTTATCCAAGAGGGTATCATTATGATGCCATGTGAAtctattaatcttataaataaataaaaataaagatgaattcccaaacatttttatttattatttaaaaataataaaaggaaCAGACTTTTTTTGGGTCAAATTTAGGACCTTACTTAAAGGGATCTTTTATAATCTTACACTTGAAGGGTTATTTCTATTCAAtcaattgaaaagaaaaacctaaagttaattaaaaataaactactTAAAATTAGGTTATACTTACAACCAAACTAAGACTAATTGTACAATTATTACCATTAATAATGGATAAGTGAATAATTGCTAAAATGTTTGTACAAGATGCATATGATACTATCTGTTTTATGCCAATGATTTCTTAAGTaagatgaaatattttaaacatttttcacaTAAAGTTTagaagaatttatttatttataattagtttgatTAAAGATGTTTATGCCCAATAGGGTTGGTTTAAAGTCCATCCAATAAATGTCTCTCTAAAGTAGGATGACAATGGGTACTCTACCCGTCAGTGAAGTATCTATCCCCGAATCCGATTTTAATTTCACTACTTGACTTGAACCCAAACCCGACGGGTATCACTACTCCTATCCCCATCCATAATTCATCGATCAGGTACCCAATTACCcgattaaaaaacttataataagattataaatattgaataaaaaaacacaaaattttataaataattttaaaatagtaatatcgaaatattaaaaatataaataaaaacattacttgtctacctacatatttatttttgtaaatattaaagataaattagtgtagagaaaaagtagaataaaaaaaatagagtttaaATCTGAAAAATGATgagagtgaaataatattttgttattaaataaaagtttgggagaaatatttttttagagaatataaaaaatttaaaattggagTGTAATGTATTTATGACAATATTTAGAGTGAAGTGTTGataagattaaattaaattttgtatttgtaatgatgaaacatttgaaaagtcagacattaaactttaataaaaataattaattttaatattaatataatcgaGTATCGGAATTCACACGCTTCCAATCCCCGATCCTATACTCGACCGGGTACCTTCTCTCCCTCCCCAAACCTGACCCCGAATTCGATTTTAAATACTCGAACCCgactatcgggtacccacgagtatcgggcatacgggtacccattaCCAAAGTGCTTCAAGATTTGGttttaagattaaattaattgatttatattcaatttaagtTAATTACCAGTTGTTTTAGTAGAGTTCGGTCCGGTTTTGACTGGTTATATGTTAATTTTACTGTCcctatttgtaatatatatttcatctatataaaataaatataatcatcATAATCtgcattaaattaataaaagaaatcttCTTTCCCTTTTTAAAGAATAGAAATAAGCTCTCAAAAATATGTTGAATcatcaaaatgattttattagaatatatttGTAGGCTATGCTAGGTTTTATATGGAGTAGTTTACATAATTAGAAAACTAACTTTGctttgataataatttatagGCTATTGGTGTGTTGATTAAGCATGAGCATTGAATTTGGGCAGGTAaacaacattaattaattaaacctaAGTCAAACATTAATAAACAATGAATGCTTATTTTAGCACTTACAACAACTTGACTAGAGGaattatatgatatatatttgaggaaaaacctcttttttttttttttttttttcatattcatattctctttttatttttatttctttttagaaTGGTTCTAAAAAAACTAAGGGAAGATGTAAAGATTGGGTATacctttaaaaaaacaaaaaataggtcaacaaattaaatatatagccCGTAAACACATTTATTCATGCACAGAACTTCCCGCCTGACGGGCTTaaacccaggaacttagggttaataTCTATCTCTTATTGTCGCTAAGTTAGAATAGGGGATTAAGTTTACCATTTAACAAATTAGGGATTGtaaatttggtaaaaaaataccACCCAATAGGGGATCTCCTGTTTTA of the Impatiens glandulifera unplaced genomic scaffold, dImpGla2.1, whole genome shotgun sequence genome contains:
- the LOC124917345 gene encoding beta-amyrin 28-monooxygenase-like, coding for MYFFHASLVVLLCLIIPIILVKVLTHWNAVTRGKSSLPPGTSGWPFVGQTLEFLAAGWSGHPEKFIFDNIKKYRSLIFRSHLAGSPAAVFCGAAANKFVFSNENKLVQLWWPKTITKLIPSTSNFEESLKLNRMLNNFLTPKTLEPYIGFLDIIAQRHFASHWDNREQVTAFPLITSYSFALACRLLINVDDPELVEKLADPFEQVLRGTVSMPIDLPCTRYNRAIKASRFIINEFTTIVKQRKTDLEQGTYKSLTQDLLSHMLLTRDENFVTDYNIAEKIMGLIIGGDTVSSACSSIVKFLAKLPDVYERVYKGMDHDS